The following proteins come from a genomic window of Plasmodium vivax chromosome 3, whole genome shotgun sequence:
- a CDS encoding HAM1 domain containing protein (encoded by transcript PVX_096292A), with protein MDIYLVTGNKNKRLEFQRHMNGELEVQFADIDLIEMQSNDIVKINEHKAKSAHEILSSDASGESQARRKLVITDDTGLYMDCLGSFPGPYIKWMQKSLGSQGIVDVATKLQNDKCHAICVYSVYDGKEVHSFQGVTQGRIAGPRGSTDFGWDNIFSPEKSSKTFSEMPFEEKKGSSPRFKAFVQLKSFLLEELSKQSA; from the exons atgGACATCTACCTCGTCACcgggaacaaaaacaaaagacTGGAGTTCCAGCGGCACATGAATGGCGAGCTGGAGGTTCAGTTCGCAGACATTGACT tgATCGAAATGCAGTCGAACGACATCGTCAAGATAAACGAGCACAAGGCAAAGAGCGCCCACGAAATTTTGAGCAGCGATGCCTCGGGGGAGAGTCAGGCGAGACGGAAGCTTGTGATCACCGACGACACGGGGCTTTATATGGATTGCCTGGGTTCTTTTCCTGGTCCCTACAT CAAGTGGATGCAGAAGAGTTTGGGCTCGCAAGGGATTGTAGACGTGGCCACGAAGCTCCAG AATGACAAGTGCCACGCCATTTGCGTGTATTCCGTGTACGACGGGAAGGAGGTGCACTCCTTCCAGGGCGTCACTCAG gGACGGATTGCCGGTCCCCGAGGGTCGACTGACTTCGGCTG ggacaatattttttcccccgagAAGAGCAGCAAAACGTTCAGCGAAATGCCATtcgaggagaagaagggaTCCTCCCCGCGTTTCAAGGCCTTCGTGCAGCTCAAG TCCTTCCTGCTGGAGGAGCTGAGCAAGCAGAGCGCGTGA
- a CDS encoding hypothetical protein (encoded by transcript PVX_096289A) has translation MFLTEDQDPEELKREANAKWAQGEAEEANALWRQALKECIKYSMRGFPTKKNRDMQLSLRLNISLYHFKKGEFHECINQCEIILEGVADLDAVLSRYAAGVEATEAEVTRVEATPVTSVPTDAEEDTPAGPREEDTCMLRRETLVKLFLRRAYSYLMLQEFDKCRENLRLVKRIDEGNAEAVSLERKEQVERADYKKVQRQLYRRMCNASGALHGSQEEGC, from the exons ATGTTCCTGACGGAGGACCAGGACCCCGAGGAGCTGAAGAGGGAGGCCAACGCGAAATGGGCGCAG ggcgaagcggaggaggcgAACGCCCTTTGGAGACAGGCGCTGAAGGAGTGCATCAAATATTCCATGAGGGGCTTCCCCACGAAGAAGAACAGGGACATGCAGCTCTCCCTGCGCCTTAACATATCCCTTTAccactttaaaaaaggagagttcCACGAGTGTATCAACCAGTGCGAAATCATTTTGGAGGGCGTGGCCGACCTGGACGCGGTGCTCAGTCGATACGCGGCGGGGGTGGAAGCGACGGAAGCGGAGGTGACAAGAGTCGAAGCGACCCCCGTGACGTCCGTGCCAACCGATGCAGAGGAGGACACACCCGCAGGGCCGCGCGAAGAGGACACGTGCATGCTCAGGAGAGAGACACTGGTGAAGCTTTTTCTCCGACGGGCGTATTCCTATCTGATGCTGCAG GAATTCGACAAGTGCAGGGAGAACCTGCGGCTGGTAAAACGAATCGACGAGGGGAATGCCGAGGCGGTGAGTCTGGAGAGGAAGGAGCAAGTGGAGCGAGccgattataaaaaagtgcaaagGCAGTTGTACCGGCGAATGTGCAACGCGAGTGGGGCGCTGCACGGCTCCCAGGAGGAGGGCTGCTAG